A window of the Nocardia sp. NBC_01329 genome harbors these coding sequences:
- a CDS encoding adenylate/guanylate cyclase domain-containing protein — MAYSLGSRPRSRSITRLMQWTVRARWGLASVVIAAHLSGLAVIVTQLVLIGFPGRVGAHQLAGLALVTVYPIFASLIGIGLAVRDRMSYFSWLDGARKPTPEEARRILHLPAGVTLRSLVLWVPGVVLSAYLLARLTTENDFTVLVAMFSIGGLESAGLTYLIVDRVIRPVVPIVAGVLGVTMHWSSSVFVRVALAWAVSGAMPLSALIVVLADPATTMEHRIRTGIYLAAISLLVGVLATWALARAVAAPLRTLRIAVDRITRGDLDVRVSVGSASEIGRLEHSVNEMSANLRERLRMRDVFGRHVGEEVAERALAGGIDLTGDVREVSALFVDVTGSVAISTGLPPQEFVDMLNRLMATVVAATEENDGLVNKFEGDAALCIFGAPIALADNATPALRAARRIRDEILAAGEFDIGIGVARGRVFAGDIGTDTRREYTVIGDAVNAAARLTSRAKEVPRRILVSQSVIDAADPSERAEWVKYGAVALRGIDAPTPSWTDREDTPPH, encoded by the coding sequence ATGGCCTACAGTCTCGGGTCCCGGCCCCGGTCCAGGTCGATCACCCGGCTGATGCAGTGGACCGTCCGCGCCCGCTGGGGGCTGGCATCGGTCGTCATCGCCGCGCATCTGAGCGGTCTCGCGGTGATCGTCACCCAGCTTGTGCTCATCGGGTTCCCCGGTCGCGTCGGCGCCCATCAGCTGGCCGGGCTGGCGCTTGTCACCGTCTACCCGATCTTCGCCTCGCTGATCGGTATCGGTCTGGCCGTCCGCGACCGGATGAGTTATTTCTCCTGGCTGGACGGGGCACGCAAACCGACACCGGAGGAAGCCCGGCGGATCCTGCACCTACCTGCCGGAGTGACTCTGCGGTCGCTTGTGCTGTGGGTTCCCGGGGTGGTGCTGTCCGCATATCTGCTGGCCCGGCTCACGACCGAGAACGATTTCACCGTCCTGGTGGCCATGTTCTCGATCGGCGGGCTCGAATCCGCCGGTCTGACCTACCTGATCGTGGACCGGGTGATCCGGCCCGTGGTGCCGATCGTCGCCGGAGTGCTCGGTGTGACCATGCACTGGAGTTCGTCGGTATTCGTCCGGGTGGCACTGGCCTGGGCGGTATCCGGTGCCATGCCACTCAGCGCGCTGATCGTGGTGCTGGCCGATCCGGCCACGACCATGGAACACCGCATCCGGACCGGCATCTACCTCGCGGCCATCAGCCTCCTCGTCGGAGTGCTGGCCACCTGGGCGCTGGCCCGCGCGGTGGCCGCGCCGCTGCGGACGCTGCGGATCGCGGTGGACCGGATCACCCGCGGCGATCTCGATGTCCGAGTCTCGGTCGGCAGCGCCAGCGAGATCGGGCGGCTCGAGCATTCGGTCAACGAGATGTCGGCGAATCTGCGCGAACGGCTGCGGATGCGCGATGTGTTCGGCCGACACGTAGGCGAGGAGGTGGCCGAACGGGCGCTGGCCGGCGGTATCGATCTCACCGGTGATGTGCGGGAGGTCTCGGCGCTGTTCGTGGACGTCACCGGATCGGTGGCGATCTCCACCGGTCTGCCCCCGCAGGAGTTCGTGGACATGCTCAACCGGCTGATGGCCACCGTGGTCGCCGCGACCGAGGAGAACGACGGGCTGGTGAACAAGTTCGAGGGCGATGCGGCGCTGTGTATATTCGGTGCCCCGATCGCGCTGGCCGACAATGCGACTCCCGCCCTGCGGGCGGCCCGGCGGATCCGTGACGAGATCCTGGCTGCGGGCGAATTCGATATCGGGATCGGCGTGGCGCGAGGGCGGGTGTTCGCCGGGGATATCGGAACCGACACCCGCCGGGAGTACACCGTGATCGGGGACGCCGTGAACGCGGCAGCCCGGCTCACCAGCCGGGCCAAAGAGGTGCCACGACGGATTCTGGTCTCCCAGAGCGTTATCGACGCGGCCGACCCGAGCGAACGCGCCGAATGGGTGAAGTACGGCGCCGTGGCGTTGCGCGGCATCGACGCGCCGACCCCGTCCTGGACCGACCGCGAAGACACCCCGCCGCACTGA
- the trhA gene encoding PAQR family membrane homeostasis protein TrhA, with the protein MRGWIHTWAAGIAALAVIALVAKATTVSATAVVATLIYGLTICALFGVSAIYHRITWTTVRARTRMKRADHSMIFLFIAGTYTPFALLGLPEPTGPILLAVVWTGALAGVALKVLWPHAPRWVGVPLYLLLGWAVVPVGGELYRSVGLPAVLLLVAGGLAYSFGAILYATKWPNPWPSTFGHHEFFHAATVVAALCHYLAVWLVLIG; encoded by the coding sequence ATGCGCGGCTGGATCCACACCTGGGCCGCCGGTATCGCCGCGCTGGCCGTGATCGCCCTGGTCGCGAAGGCGACCACGGTCTCGGCAACCGCGGTGGTGGCGACGCTGATCTACGGGCTGACCATCTGCGCCCTGTTCGGGGTCAGCGCCATCTATCACCGCATCACCTGGACCACGGTCCGGGCGCGAACCCGGATGAAACGCGCCGACCATTCGATGATCTTCCTTTTCATCGCGGGCACCTACACCCCCTTCGCGCTGCTCGGACTGCCCGAACCGACCGGCCCGATCCTGCTCGCCGTGGTGTGGACGGGAGCACTGGCCGGGGTGGCACTGAAGGTGCTGTGGCCGCACGCCCCACGCTGGGTGGGGGTGCCGCTGTATCTATTGCTGGGCTGGGCGGTGGTGCCGGTGGGCGGCGAACTCTATCGGTCGGTCGGTCTACCGGCAGTGTTGCTGCTGGTCGCCGGTGGGCTGGCCTACAGCTTCGGCGCGATTCTCTACGCGACCAAATGGCCGAATCCGTGGCCGAGCACCTTCGGTCACCACGAGTTCTTCCACGCCGCCACCGTGGTGGCCGCGCTCTGCCACTATCTGGCTGTCTGGCTGGTGCTGATCGGTTGA
- a CDS encoding isoprenyl transferase, whose translation MVVVEFPSRLRGFPYRIYEARLAKQLAGKQHPRHVAVVCDGNRRWARENGFTDITHGHRVGALKVAELVSWCEGEGIELVTVYLLSTENLSRGQEELETLFEVITDVVEELAAPEQNWRVRIVGTLDGLPDLVAKRMRTATERTRERTGTHVNVAIGYGGRQEIADAVRQLVRQEISAGETGEDLVQSITVSAIGQHLYTSGQPDPDLVIRTSGEQRLSGFLLWQSAYSEIWFTEVYWPEFRRVDFLRALRDYAARHRRYGT comes from the coding sequence TTGGTCGTCGTGGAATTTCCGAGTCGGCTGCGGGGCTTTCCCTATCGCATCTACGAGGCCCGTCTGGCCAAGCAGCTTGCGGGTAAACAGCATCCGCGCCATGTTGCCGTGGTGTGCGACGGTAACCGTCGCTGGGCCCGGGAGAACGGGTTCACCGATATCACCCACGGACACCGTGTCGGTGCCCTCAAAGTCGCCGAACTGGTCAGCTGGTGCGAAGGCGAAGGAATCGAGCTCGTCACCGTCTACCTGCTCTCCACCGAAAACCTCAGCCGCGGCCAAGAAGAGTTGGAAACCCTCTTCGAAGTCATCACCGACGTCGTCGAAGAACTGGCCGCCCCGGAACAGAACTGGCGAGTCCGTATCGTCGGCACCCTCGACGGCCTCCCCGACCTCGTCGCCAAACGTATGCGTACCGCCACCGAACGCACCCGCGAACGCACCGGCACCCACGTCAACGTCGCCATCGGCTACGGCGGCCGCCAAGAAATCGCCGACGCGGTCCGCCAACTGGTCCGCCAGGAGATATCGGCCGGGGAAACAGGCGAAGACCTGGTCCAGTCCATCACGGTCAGCGCCATCGGCCAGCACCTCTACACCTCGGGCCAGCCCGACCCCGACCTGGTGATCCGCACATCGGGCGAACAACGACTCTCCGGCTTCCTGCTCTGGCAGAGCGCCTACTCGGAGATCTGGTTCACCGAGGTCTACTGGCCGGAGTTCCGCCGGGTCGACTTCCTGCGAGCTCTGCGCGACTACGCCGCTCGCCACCGCCGCTACGGCACCTAA
- the coaA gene encoding type I pantothenate kinase translates to MAKASEPSPYVEFDRKRWRELRKSTPLVLTEEELIGLRGLGEQIDLEEVAEVYLPLARLIHLQVAARQRLFAATATFLGESHPDKQVPFVIGVAGSVAVGKSTTARVLQALLARWDHHPRVDLVTTDGFLYPTAELTRRGIMHRKGFPESYDRRKLLRFVTEVKSGAEEVCAPVYSHISYDIVPGEFHCVRQPDILIVEGLNVLQTGPRLMVSDLFDFSIYVDARIEDIETWYVRRFLSLRATGFADPKAHFHHYAKFTDAEATAAAKDIWNSTNRPNLVDNILPTRPRATLVLRKDSDHTINRLRLRKL, encoded by the coding sequence ATGGCCAAGGCGAGCGAGCCGAGTCCGTATGTGGAATTCGACCGGAAACGGTGGCGGGAACTGCGCAAATCGACTCCGCTGGTGCTCACCGAAGAGGAACTGATCGGGCTGCGGGGTCTGGGCGAACAGATCGATCTGGAAGAAGTGGCCGAGGTCTACCTGCCTTTGGCGCGACTGATCCATCTACAGGTGGCGGCCAGGCAGCGGCTGTTCGCGGCCACCGCCACCTTCCTCGGGGAATCGCATCCGGACAAACAGGTGCCGTTCGTGATCGGGGTGGCCGGCAGTGTCGCGGTGGGCAAATCCACCACCGCCCGCGTCCTGCAGGCGCTGCTGGCCCGCTGGGATCACCACCCCCGTGTCGACCTGGTGACCACCGACGGATTCCTGTATCCCACGGCGGAACTCACCAGACGCGGCATCATGCATCGTAAAGGTTTTCCGGAGAGCTACGACCGCCGCAAACTGCTGCGATTCGTCACCGAAGTGAAATCGGGCGCCGAAGAAGTGTGCGCGCCGGTCTATTCACATATCTCCTACGATATCGTCCCGGGCGAATTCCACTGCGTACGCCAGCCGGATATCCTCATCGTCGAAGGTCTGAACGTATTGCAGACCGGCCCCCGGCTCATGGTTTCGGATCTCTTCGACTTCTCGATCTACGTCGACGCCCGGATCGAAGATATCGAAACCTGGTATGTACGCAGGTTTCTCAGCCTGCGGGCGACCGGATTCGCCGACCCGAAAGCTCATTTCCACCACTACGCCAAATTCACGGACGCCGAGGCGACGGCGGCCGCGAAAGACATCTGGAACTCCACCAACCGACCCAATCTGGTGGACAATATCCTGCCCACACGGCCACGAGCGACGCTGGTCCTGCGCAAGGATTCCGACCACACCATCAACCGGTTGCGGCTGAGAAAGCTGTAG
- a CDS encoding DUF885 domain-containing protein, translating to MEAHPLVIEYLRLGLAFDRIEEGFVDAYTADPRLRQEVENAPKPEPRDLARAAARLRSELPNAGLTPERTEFIDVHLRALECSGRKFAGDEIGFVDEVRAYFDVDIAAGNPDDYQEAHRRIDEVLGGSGPLAERMAAHRKADEIPPDRLEACVQAFSGALRELVRARYPLPDHEHVTYEVVGDKPWSGFNYYLGDYRSTVAINSDLRQHMANLPRLISHESYPGHHTEHCRKEAGLVAAGHAEQTIFLVNTPQCLMAEGLADLALRSIVGPGWGRWAQEIYADLGLRFDGERAERLSEASGRLLGVRQDAALMLHDQGKDADEVAAFLERWSLTTADRARQSLRFLSSPLWRAYTSTYVEGYKLLGGWLDRAADEDERADRFRRLLDEPLIPSTLRAAA from the coding sequence ATGGAAGCCCATCCTCTGGTGATCGAATACCTGCGGCTCGGTCTGGCATTCGACCGGATCGAAGAGGGATTCGTCGACGCCTACACGGCCGATCCCCGGTTGCGGCAGGAGGTCGAGAACGCGCCGAAGCCCGAACCCCGGGATCTGGCCCGGGCGGCCGCGCGCCTGCGCTCGGAGTTGCCGAACGCGGGCCTGACCCCGGAGCGCACCGAGTTCATCGATGTGCATCTGCGGGCACTGGAATGTTCGGGCCGCAAATTCGCCGGCGACGAAATCGGCTTCGTCGACGAGGTCCGGGCCTACTTCGATGTCGATATCGCTGCCGGTAACCCGGACGACTACCAGGAGGCACACCGCAGGATCGACGAGGTCCTGGGCGGCTCGGGGCCCTTGGCCGAACGGATGGCGGCCCATCGCAAAGCCGACGAGATCCCACCCGACCGGCTCGAAGCCTGCGTGCAGGCGTTCTCCGGCGCGCTGCGCGAACTCGTGCGGGCGCGATACCCGCTGCCCGACCACGAACATGTCACTTACGAGGTGGTCGGCGACAAACCGTGGTCCGGATTCAACTATTACCTCGGCGATTACCGGTCCACGGTCGCGATCAACTCCGATCTGCGCCAGCATATGGCGAACCTGCCGCGGCTCATCTCGCACGAGTCCTACCCGGGTCACCACACCGAACATTGCCGCAAGGAAGCCGGACTCGTGGCCGCCGGACACGCCGAGCAGACCATCTTCCTGGTGAACACCCCGCAGTGCCTGATGGCCGAAGGGCTCGCGGATCTCGCCCTGCGCTCGATCGTCGGACCCGGATGGGGTCGGTGGGCGCAGGAGATCTACGCGGACCTCGGCTTGCGATTCGACGGGGAACGCGCCGAGCGGTTGTCCGAGGCCTCGGGCCGGCTGCTGGGAGTCCGCCAGGACGCCGCGCTCATGTTGCACGACCAGGGCAAGGACGCCGACGAGGTGGCCGCCTTCCTGGAACGTTGGTCGCTCACCACTGCCGACCGGGCCCGCCAGTCCCTGCGCTTCCTGTCCTCGCCGCTGTGGCGCGCCTATACGAGCACCTACGTCGAGGGATACAAGCTGCTCGGCGGCTGGCTGGACCGCGCCGCCGACGAGGACGAACGCGCCGACCGTTTCCGCCGCCTGCTCGACGAACCCCTCATCCCCTCTACCCTGCGCGCTGCCGCGTAG
- the glyA gene encoding serine hydroxymethyltransferase, which yields MTQTTASVNTQSLGELDPELATAMAGELARERDTLEMIASENFVPRAVLQAQGSVLTNKYAEGYPGRRYYGGCEHVDVVENLARERAKALFGADFANVQPHSGAQANAAVLMSLLDPGDRLLGLDLAHGGHLTHGMRLNFSGKLYEVHSYGVSEEDHRVDMDNVRAIARKSRPKVIVAGWSAYPRHQDFAAFREIADEVGAYLWVDMAHFAGLVAAGLHPSPVPHADIVSSTVHKTLGGPRSGLILAKQDYAKKLNSSVFPGQQGGPLMHVIAAKAVAFKIAGTPEFAERQQRTVSGAKILAERLTGTDVAGKGISVLTGGTDVHLVLVDLRNSALDGQQGEDLLHEVGITVNRNAVPFDPRPPMVTSGLRIGTAALATRGFGDTEFTEVADIIATALAGDADLDALRGRVKKLANDFPLYQGLEDWNLL from the coding sequence GTGACGCAGACGACCGCCTCTGTCAATACCCAGTCTCTCGGTGAGCTCGACCCGGAGCTCGCCACCGCGATGGCGGGTGAGCTGGCCCGTGAACGCGACACCCTGGAGATGATCGCGTCGGAGAATTTCGTCCCGCGCGCGGTGCTGCAAGCACAGGGGAGTGTGCTCACCAACAAGTACGCCGAGGGATATCCCGGTCGCCGCTACTACGGCGGCTGCGAACACGTCGACGTGGTCGAGAACCTCGCCCGGGAGCGCGCCAAGGCGCTGTTCGGCGCCGACTTCGCGAATGTGCAGCCGCATTCCGGTGCGCAGGCCAATGCCGCCGTGCTGATGTCGCTGCTCGATCCGGGCGACCGTCTGCTCGGCCTCGACCTGGCCCACGGTGGCCACCTGACCCACGGTATGCGGCTGAACTTCTCCGGCAAGCTCTACGAAGTCCACTCCTACGGCGTCTCCGAAGAAGACCACCGGGTGGATATGGACAATGTGCGGGCCATCGCGCGGAAATCGCGGCCGAAGGTGATCGTCGCCGGTTGGTCGGCCTACCCGCGGCACCAGGACTTCGCGGCGTTCCGCGAGATCGCCGACGAGGTCGGCGCCTACCTGTGGGTGGATATGGCGCACTTCGCCGGTTTGGTCGCCGCCGGTCTGCACCCCTCCCCGGTACCGCATGCCGATATCGTGTCCTCCACCGTCCACAAGACTCTCGGCGGCCCCCGTTCGGGACTCATCCTGGCGAAGCAGGACTACGCCAAGAAGCTCAACAGCTCGGTGTTCCCCGGCCAGCAAGGCGGGCCGCTGATGCACGTCATCGCGGCGAAAGCGGTCGCGTTCAAGATCGCCGGTACACCGGAGTTCGCCGAACGCCAGCAGCGCACCGTATCCGGCGCGAAGATCCTGGCCGAACGCCTCACCGGCACCGACGTCGCGGGTAAGGGCATCAGCGTCCTCACCGGCGGCACCGATGTCCACCTGGTCCTGGTCGATCTGCGCAACTCCGCCCTCGACGGCCAGCAGGGCGAAGACCTGCTACACGAGGTCGGCATCACGGTGAACCGCAATGCGGTCCCCTTCGATCCCCGCCCGCCGATGGTCACCTCCGGCCTGCGTATCGGCACCGCCGCTCTGGCCACCCGCGGCTTCGGCGATACCGAATTCACCGAGGTCGCCGATATCATCGCCACCGCCCTCGCCGGCGACGCCGACCTGGACGCCCTCCGCGGCCGGGTCAAGAAATTGGCCAACGACTTCCCGCTCTACCAGGGCCTGGAGGACTGGAACCTGCTGTGA
- a CDS encoding limonene-1,2-epoxide hydrolase family protein, producing MDTDLNQDAVTTVREFFTAMEIGALDEALELVHPDIVWKNTSLPDVRGARRVGKVLRGLDRDQFGFAAEMHHIAAEGSVVLTDRTDVLRFGPVNISFWVMGTFELRDGRIVLWHDHFSWENFLRGTAVGVVKALFGR from the coding sequence ATGGATACCGATCTGAATCAGGACGCTGTCACCACCGTCCGTGAGTTCTTCACCGCGATGGAGATCGGCGCGCTCGACGAGGCGCTGGAGTTGGTGCATCCCGATATCGTCTGGAAGAACACCTCGCTGCCGGATGTGCGCGGGGCGCGCCGGGTCGGGAAGGTGCTGCGCGGGCTGGACCGGGATCAGTTCGGTTTCGCCGCGGAGATGCACCATATCGCCGCGGAAGGATCGGTGGTGCTCACCGATCGCACCGATGTGCTGCGGTTCGGGCCGGTGAACATCTCGTTCTGGGTGATGGGGACGTTCGAGCTGCGTGACGGCCGGATCGTGTTGTGGCACGACCATTTCAGCTGGGAGAACTTCCTGCGCGGCACCGCGGTCGGGGTCGTGAAGGCGCTCTTCGGTCGCTGA